A genomic segment from Nocardia cyriacigeorgica GUH-2 encodes:
- a CDS encoding FAD-dependent oxidoreductase, with protein MGAVRFDEEFDVVVLGVGAAGAAAALSAQAAGARVVVLEKADPATAGGNTRVSGAGWFINRDPRRAEVFLRSLCGPYPVADDVIATWARETALNSEWLRALGAEVGPSAQYHTEAEYLSLDGSDCYAGMDTVGARMGNFLLYDFLLGALTERGIEVRFSTPAEELLTESGAVAGVRTADGRRIRALGGVVLATGGFAANSEMVRDYLGLSDAPIWGSPHSTGDGHRMAQRLGADLWHMGNMMTITGVRIDDGPGAFLALWAAHHYLFVGPDGRRFVDETAENRHGHIYRNGALELFPLRPFHLIFDERMRTAGPLSPSREVLPVGWKLLMENFTWSADNSAEIERGLIRRADSIAELAGLIGVDPATLEGTVARYNKACEYGRDDSFGRAPKTLAPVSQPPFYVLDVAPLLGWSNGGPRRDGRSRVLDVSGDAIDGLYAAGEVSSTYSWAKDGGFHIADALAFGRVAGREAAARAAGAPGRQPRLLSGEPTVT; from the coding sequence ATGGGTGCCGTGCGGTTCGACGAGGAATTCGACGTGGTGGTCCTCGGGGTCGGAGCGGCCGGGGCCGCCGCGGCGCTGAGTGCGCAGGCAGCGGGTGCGCGGGTCGTGGTGCTGGAGAAAGCGGATCCGGCGACGGCGGGCGGCAACACCAGGGTCTCCGGGGCGGGGTGGTTCATCAATCGTGATCCGCGGCGGGCCGAGGTCTTCCTGCGATCGCTGTGCGGGCCCTACCCGGTCGCCGACGACGTCATCGCCACCTGGGCGCGGGAAACCGCGCTCAACTCCGAGTGGCTGCGCGCGCTGGGTGCCGAGGTGGGGCCGAGCGCGCAATACCACACCGAGGCCGAATATCTGAGCCTCGACGGCAGCGACTGCTATGCGGGCATGGATACCGTCGGCGCGCGGATGGGCAACTTCCTGCTCTACGACTTCCTGCTCGGCGCGCTCACCGAACGCGGCATCGAGGTGCGGTTCTCGACGCCGGCCGAGGAACTGCTCACCGAGTCCGGGGCGGTGGCCGGGGTGCGCACCGCCGATGGTCGGCGGATCCGCGCACTGGGCGGGGTGGTGCTGGCGACCGGCGGTTTCGCCGCGAACTCCGAGATGGTCCGCGATTACCTGGGGCTCAGCGATGCCCCGATCTGGGGATCGCCGCACAGCACCGGCGACGGCCACCGCATGGCCCAGCGCCTCGGCGCCGACCTCTGGCATATGGGCAACATGATGACGATCACCGGCGTGCGCATCGACGACGGGCCGGGTGCCTTCCTCGCGCTGTGGGCCGCCCACCACTACCTGTTCGTGGGCCCGGACGGGCGGCGGTTCGTCGACGAAACCGCCGAGAACCGGCACGGCCACATCTACCGCAACGGTGCGCTGGAACTGTTCCCGCTGCGCCCGTTCCACCTGATCTTCGACGAGCGGATGCGCACGGCCGGACCGCTCAGCCCCAGCCGCGAGGTGCTGCCGGTGGGCTGGAAGCTGCTGATGGAGAACTTCACCTGGAGCGCCGACAACAGCGCCGAGATCGAGCGCGGCCTGATCCGGCGCGCGGATTCGATCGCCGAACTCGCCGGCCTCATCGGCGTCGACCCGGCAACACTGGAGGGCACCGTCGCCCGCTACAACAAGGCCTGCGAATACGGTCGCGACGACAGCTTCGGCCGCGCCCCGAAGACCCTCGCGCCGGTATCGCAACCCCCCTTCTACGTCCTCGACGTCGCGCCGCTGCTCGGGTGGAGCAACGGCGGCCCGCGCCGTGATGGACGATCCCGGGTGCTCGACGTATCCGGCGACGCGATCGACGGCCTGTATGCCGCCGGTGAGGTGAGCTCGACCTACAGCTGGGCCAAGGACGGCGGATTCCACATCGCCGACGCCCTGGCCTTCGGCCGCGTCGCGGGCCGGGAGGCCGCCGCCCGCGCCGCCGGGGCACCCGGGCGGCAACCCCGCCTGCTGAGCGGCGAACCTACGGTTACGTAA
- a CDS encoding acyl-CoA dehydrogenase family protein → MTSSDALLFNPATYDPQHFDAETRRLLRATIDWFEQRGKKQLLADDDDAVFTADFLEFVKREKLFATFLTPSAYADGDPNRRWDAARNAALSEIFGFYGLAYWYAEQVTILGLGPIWQSDNEAAKQRAARDLDAGEVMAFGLSEREHGADIYNTDLVLTPTEPGSADAEAGILFRANGEKYYIGNGNVASMVSVFSRRADIDGADGYVWFAADSRHENYHLLGNVVRQQMYVSTFRLENYPVRAEDILHTGPEAFSAALNTVNVGKFNLCHGGIGMVEHSFYEAITHANNRILYGNPVTDFPHVRTNFVDAYARIVAMKLFSDRAVDYFRSASLDDRRYLLFNPMTKSKVTSEGEVVMTLLLDVLAAKGFEKNTYFAQVARLINTLPRLEGTVHVNVGQILKFMPNYLFNPKDYPEIGTRLDAADDEFFWHQGPARGAGKVQFADWTQVYDKHTDIANVARFYEQAQALRTLLTTAAPDADQQRDLDFMLTVGHLFSLVVYGQLILEQAAITGLNPDLLAQIFDFQIRDFNTYATTLYGKPSATEAQQQWALGALRTPAADRDRFDRVWSEVASYDGAYAMHP, encoded by the coding sequence ATGACGAGCTCTGACGCGCTGCTGTTCAACCCGGCCACCTACGATCCGCAGCATTTCGATGCCGAGACGCGTCGGCTGCTGCGGGCGACCATCGACTGGTTCGAGCAGCGTGGCAAGAAGCAGCTGCTGGCCGATGACGACGACGCGGTGTTCACCGCCGACTTCCTGGAGTTCGTCAAGCGGGAGAAGCTGTTCGCGACCTTCCTCACCCCGTCGGCCTACGCCGACGGCGACCCGAACCGCCGCTGGGACGCCGCCCGCAATGCCGCGCTGTCGGAGATCTTCGGTTTCTACGGCCTGGCCTACTGGTACGCCGAACAGGTCACCATCCTCGGTCTCGGCCCGATCTGGCAGAGCGACAACGAGGCCGCCAAGCAGCGCGCGGCCCGCGATCTGGACGCCGGTGAGGTGATGGCGTTCGGGCTGTCCGAGCGCGAACACGGCGCCGACATCTACAACACCGATCTGGTGCTCACCCCGACCGAGCCGGGCAGCGCCGACGCCGAGGCCGGCATCCTGTTCCGCGCCAATGGCGAGAAGTACTACATCGGCAACGGCAATGTCGCGAGCATGGTCTCGGTGTTCTCCCGGCGCGCCGACATCGACGGCGCCGACGGCTACGTCTGGTTCGCCGCCGACAGCAGGCACGAGAACTACCACCTGCTCGGCAATGTGGTGCGCCAGCAGATGTATGTGAGCACCTTCCGGCTGGAGAACTACCCGGTGCGTGCCGAGGACATCCTGCACACCGGGCCGGAAGCCTTCAGCGCCGCGCTCAACACCGTCAACGTGGGCAAATTCAACCTGTGCCACGGCGGCATCGGCATGGTCGAGCATTCGTTCTACGAGGCGATCACCCACGCCAACAACCGGATCCTCTACGGCAACCCGGTCACCGACTTCCCGCATGTGCGCACCAATTTCGTCGACGCCTACGCCCGCATCGTGGCGATGAAGCTGTTCAGCGACCGCGCCGTCGACTACTTCCGCAGCGCGAGCCTCGACGACCGCCGCTACCTGCTGTTCAACCCGATGACCAAGTCGAAGGTGACCTCCGAGGGCGAGGTCGTGATGACGCTGCTGCTGGATGTGCTGGCGGCCAAGGGTTTCGAGAAGAACACCTACTTCGCGCAGGTCGCCCGGCTGATCAACACCCTGCCCCGGCTCGAGGGCACCGTGCACGTCAATGTCGGCCAGATCCTGAAGTTCATGCCGAACTACCTGTTCAACCCGAAGGACTATCCGGAGATCGGCACCCGCCTCGATGCCGCCGACGACGAGTTCTTCTGGCATCAGGGCCCGGCGCGCGGTGCGGGCAAGGTGCAGTTCGCCGACTGGACCCAGGTCTACGACAAGCACACCGACATCGCCAATGTCGCCCGCTTCTACGAGCAGGCCCAGGCCCTGCGCACCCTGCTCACCACCGCGGCCCCCGACGCCGATCAGCAGCGTGACCTGGACTTCATGCTCACCGTCGGCCACCTGTTCTCGCTGGTGGTCTACGGACAGCTGATCCTCGAGCAGGCCGCCATCACCGGCCTGAACCCCGATCTGCTGGCCCAGATCTTCGATTTCCAGATCCGCGACTTCAACACCTACGCCACCACCCTCTACGGCAAGCCCTCTGCCACCGAAGCCCAGCAGCAGTGGGCCCTCGGCGCACTGCGCACCCCGGCGGCCGACCGGGACCGCTTCGACCGGGTATGGAGCGAGGTCGCCTCCTACGACGGCGCCTACGCGATGCATCCCTGA